A part of Aspergillus flavus chromosome 1, complete sequence genomic DNA contains:
- a CDS encoding putative lactonohydrolase, with protein MAWLQILGLVLSGLTHAQTGVTSPIAEACGPSMVCINRYANVLPYHFFRNVSTMDDISTFGDTTVASGTLLEGVNSANFLVYDRERGLEILGANPSYKFMFAVSEAVHEAPVYIASQNKLYLSQLAPPPGYLPQLVVDLNEDPPTLSEYLSDPPVYAPNGGTFHDGKIIWGASGGNRSIGGSEQRISLRTLDPETNKSVTLINNYFGYYFNTIDDLAVHPKTGDIWFTDPQYSWFNALTDTPPQLPSASYRYNASSGAVFVIDDSIGQPNGIAFSPGGSVVYITDTAAVSAPVDPQYGHPGSIFNATQRRTVYAFDVSEDGTSAYNKRPIYMASGFVPDGLKVAANGYIVAGVGRGVDVLDPSGQLLLTIQTNYTVQNFAWTGPELKTLWLMGNGGISKVEWQLKGQELR; from the exons ATGGCGTGGCTGCAGATTCTGGGTCTTGTATTATCTGGGCTCACTCACGCTCAGACTGGAGTGACGTCCCCCATTGCAGAGGCATGCGGCCCTTCAATGGTATGCATCAATCGCTATGCCAATGTGTTGCC ATATCATTTCTTTCGAAACGTCTCTACTATGGATGACATATCTACTTTTGGTGATACCACAGTCGCCAGTGGTACTTTGCTAGAGGGTGTCAACTCGGCCAATTTTCTGGTATATGATAGGGAAAGGGGTCTAGAGATCCTGGGTGCCAACCCAAGTTATAAGTTCATGTTTGCCGTCTCCGAAGCTGTCCACGAGGCTCCTGTGTATATCGCATCGCAGAATAAACTCTACCTATCTCAGTTGGCTCCCCCCCCTGGCTATCTCCCCCAGCTCGTCGTGGATCTGAATGAAGACCCGCCCACACTGTCCGAGTACCTCTCTGACCCTCCTGTCTATGCGCCTAACGGAGGTACCTTTCATGATGGCAAAATCATCTGGGGAGCATCCGGCGGTAACCGATCAATTGGAGGGAGTGAGCAGCGCATCTCTTTGAGGACACTGGACCCGGAGACCAATAAGTCGGTCACCCTGATAAATAATTACTTCGGTTATTATTTCAATACCATCGACGACCTGGCAGTGCATCCCAAGACAGGGGACATTTGGTTCACAGATCCTC AGTACTCGTGGTTCAATGCTCTCACCGACACACCCCCCCAGCTTCCAAGTGCTAGTTACAGGTACAATGCCTCATCGGGCGCGGTTTTCGTGATTGATGACTCTATTGGCCAGCCGAATGGCATTGCGTTTAGCCCGGGAGGCTCAGTCGTCTATATCACCGACACTGCCGCTGTGAGCGCGCCAGTCGATCCCCAATATGGCCATCCTGGCAGTATATTCAATGCCACCCAACGCAG GACCGTTTATGCCTTTGACGTAAGCGAGGATGGTACCAGCGCTTACAACAAGCGACCTATCTATATGGCCTCTGGATTCGTCCCGGACGGCTTGAAGGTAGCAGCCAACGGATACATTGTGGCAGGCGTCGGACGAGGTGTTGATGTACTTGATCCCTCTGGTCAACTTCTTTTGACTATCCAGACAAACTATACCGTTCAGAATTTTGCCTGGACTGGCCCCGAACTCAAGACACTCTGGCTTATGGGTAATGGAGGGATCAGTAAAGTTGAGTGGCAACTTAAAGGACAGGAGCTAAGGTGA
- a CDS encoding putative metal-binding protein (UPF0160 domain protein MYG1, putative), with protein MLRFRQLFRMADETIAKKIKTSSPLIGTHSGHFHADEALAVYLLRQLPTYSASPLIRTRDPVQLATCHTVVDVGGEYDPANNRYDHHQRSFSTTFPNHTTKLSSAGLVYMHFGRAIIAEHTSLPVDHHDVNLLYEKLYTDFIEAIDANDNGISAYDPAEISAANLEKRFKDGAITITSVVGDMNNPDPTCPPGEPQDEDSLFGRASTFIGNVFTRKLHHASTSWLPARTTVGNSYRSRRDVHPSGRIIVLPQGGVPWKEHLYNFEKEASESDKPKSEEEVYYVLYPESATEGSKWRVQCVSVNETSFVSRKPLPETWRGVRDADLDGVMAAEAEKTGKPKIPEGAVFVHASGFIGGHKTKEGAFSMAVRGLEQ; from the exons ATGCTGCGATTCCGACAATTATTCAGAATGGCCGACGAGACTATcgcaaagaaaatcaagacctcttctcccttgattGGGACTCATAG CGGCCATTTTCATGCCGACGAGGCCCTCGCGGTCTATCTTCTCCGACAACTCCCCACCTATTCTGCCTCTCCCCTCATCCGTACCAGAGATCCGGTGCAGCTAGCAACCTGCCACACTGTCGTCGACGTTGGTGGAGAATATGACCCCGCGAACAACCGTTATGATCACCATCAGCGTAGCTTTTCCACGACCTTCCCTAACCACACTACCAAATTGTCCTCGGCGGGCTTAGTATACATGCATTTCGGTCGAGCGATCATTGCTGAACACACGTCATTGCCGGTGGATCACCACGACGTGAACTTACTGTACGAAAAACTGTACACAGATTTCATCGAAGCCATCGATGCCAACGACAATGGCATTTCAGCCTATGATCCCGCTGAAATATCTGCTGCTAATCTCGAGAAGCGCTTCAAGGATGGTGCCATCACCATCACATCGGTGGTGGGTGACATGAACAACCCCGATCCGACCTGCCCGCCCGGGGAGCCTCAGGATGAAGACAGTCTCTTTGGTCGAGCAAGTACCTTTATTGGAAACGTTTTCACTCGCAAACTGCACCACGCCAGTACTTCCTGGTTACCTGCACGCACTACTGTGGGAAACTCCTACCGTTCCCGCCGTGATGTTCATCCTTCCGGCCGTATCATCGTTCTCCCTCAGGGCGGTGTGCCATGGAAAGAGCACTTGTATAACTTCGAAAAGGAAGCGTCGGAATCCGATAAGCCCAAgtccgaagaagaggtctATTACGTTCTCTACCCTGAGAGTGCTACTGAAGGATCTAAATGGCGCGTGCAGTGCGTGTCAGTGAATGAAACTAGCTTTGTGTCCAGGAAACCTCTGCCAGAGACCTGGCGTGGTGTTCGCGATGCAGATCTCGACGGTGTTATGGCCGCAGAAGCCGAGAAAACCGGCAAGCCCAAGATTCCTGAGGGTGCAGTTTTTGTCCATGCCAGCGGTTTCATCGGTGGCCATAAGACCAAGGAAGGAGCATTTTCCATGGCGGTCCGTGGCTTGGAGCAATAG
- a CDS encoding ICE2-domain-containing protein, whose amino-acid sequence MWLFRVLSSAFFLSVTVSSIPLAFDVGGKTCGLAFSLSLATFYFLFSLLKLTTPERSWLRASLITIIRSTQWIIIPVLLIWSLNRFSIDADNTTGWAERTFTGKRAQNTSVQAWLFGPGGLVESVTIGNWDNLLRWSTPVFQLVEGFCSLLVIQAAGQITRWLVNRGGRSDSWMIGLLVFSGSAISSAVYFLWRVLQFPGISNVDAALIGVSITCAVILCAWGIGSGRGNPVESSLLFAYIVLCIYQIFTDYQPSYPVEQAPSPAQAGDFPPLPPIFMASYTTLLHALSLLPSIIHAAFNVISAVFGAVTPSVLISLAYRICVLYASTRIIPAVRESGARALSQEASLDDSDAAGQFLGLLSYFSPSILIAVYTSLLMQHFASTSQAMGGNGEWWSSQRGGGGNLWRWVNLACTMALYAVELWLGENDDLDSGLASHWKTD is encoded by the exons ATGTGGCTCTTCCGGGTTCTCTCGTCCGCCTTTTTCCTGTCCGTGACCGTTTCTTCCATCCCTCTGGCCTTCGATGTAGGTGGAAAGACATGCGGTCTGGCCTTTTCTCTATCTCTAGCCACCTTCTATTTCCTGTTTTCCCTCCTTAAACTCACCACCCCCGAACGCTCATGGCTACGTGCCTCTCTGATCACCATTATTCGATCAACTCAATGGATCATAATTCCGGTCTTGTTGATTTGGTCGCTGAACCGCTTTTCGATCGATGCAGATAACACAACAGGATGGGCGGAACGAACCTTTACCGGCAAGCGAGCGCAGAACACGTCTGTTCAAGCATGGCTCTTTGGGCCAGGTGGGTTGGTGGAGTCGGTAACTATAGGAAACTGGGATAACCTCTTGCGATGGTCGACGCCGGTCTTCCAGCTTGTAGAAGGGTTCTGCAGTTTGTTAGTGATACAAGCTGCAGGGCAGATCACTCGCTGGCTTGTCAACCGAGGTGGTCGCAGTGATAGCTGGATG ATCGGCCTTCTGGTGTTCTCCGGGTCCGCCATCTCGAGCGCAGTATACTTTCTTTGGCGTGTTTTGCAGTTCCCTGGGATTTCCAATGTAGATGCTGCCTTAATTGGGGTGTCGATCACATGTGCGGTGATCTTGTGCGCGTGGGGGATTGGCAGTGGCCGTGGGAATCCAGTGGAAAGCTCTCTCCTGTTCGCGTATATCGTACTGTGCATCTATCAGATATTCACAGATTACCAACCTTCTTATCCTGTTGAACAGGCTCCCTCGCCCGCGCAAGCTGGGGACTTTCCCCCACTGCCGCCGATCTTCATGGCCTCCTACACCACTTTGCTGCACGCTCTGTCTCTTTTGCCCTCCATTATACATGCAGCCTTCAATGTGATCTCTGCGGTCTTTGGGGCCGTAACCCCCTCTGTCCTGATCTCACTCGCATACCGTATCTGTGTGCTATATGCATCCACTCGGATCATCCCTGCCGTCCGTGAATCAGGTGCACGCGCTCTCTCGCAAGAAGCATCGTTGGATGACTCCGATGCCGCTGGCCAGTTCCTGGGTCTCCTCAGCTACTTTTCTCCATCAATCTTGATTGCGGTTTATACCAGTCTCTTGATGCAACACTTCGCCTCTACTTCTCAGGCGATGGGCGGTAATGGAGAGTGGTGGAGCAGCCAAAggggcggcggcggcaaTCTTTGGCGATGGGTCAACTTAGCCTGCACTATGGCTTTGTACGCTGTGGAACTATGGCTTGGCGAAAACGATGATTTGGATTCGGGATTAGCTAGCCATTGGAAGACCGACTGA
- a CDS encoding regulator of ATP-sensitive K+ channels alpha-endosulfine (camp-regulated phosphoprotein family protein Igo1, putative), with product MNPHQQNKVDTASLSPEEQRLLRLYGKMPTKKDLLQNKLKERKYFDSGDYALSKAGKASDVGVTNIGSQHPVPENIPHLTATSPGANNPAAASNGGSTNSQGQQIPGSISGHPGSIGFQSRSPVKEGSYLQRGTSADESEGNTAALKDAKEPSVSPPPARSGVPIRR from the exons ATGAATCCACACCAACAGAACAAAGTCGATACTGCC TCCTTATCCCCTGAAGAGCAACGCCTATTGCGTCTCTACGGAAAGATGCCCACCAAGAAGGATCTGTTGCAGAACAAACTGAAG GAGCGGAAGTACTTCGATTCAGGTGACTACGCCCTGAGCAAGGCCGGCAAAGCCTCTGATGTGGGTGTCACCAATATTGGTTCTCAGCACCCCGTCCCCGAAAACATCCCTCATTTGACGGCTACCTCTCCTGGGGCGAATAACCCAGCAGCTGCCAGCAATGGTGGCAGTACCAACTCTCAAGGACAGCAGATTCCTGGCAGCATCAGTGGGCACCCGGGCTCTATTGGTTTTCAAAGCCGCAGTCCCGTGAAAGAAGGCAGCTATCTACAACGCGGAACTAGCGCAGATGAGTCTGAGGGTAACACCGCTGCACTTAAAGATGCAAAGGAACCCAGCGTGAGTCCGCCCCCTGCTCGCAGCGGCGTTCCAATCCGGCGATAA
- a CDS encoding Alpha/Beta hydrolase protein, giving the protein MTDQNPSTKQVTIVVEHLDPELGAWSALEYGCIARESHKAGSKFLLSSVPTTLQMPEDLAATEGLKVEHRSIEEIFADRKSKICLLDPAAQAELSPADGEIFEVFLFGGILDRTSELRKKGYVGRRLGPKQMTTDTAVRVTRMVVHEKVPLEKIQYVDYPEILINEHERTEMPFRYVRGDDGQPIMPQVCMFSSISRGFAKSETGDTFSFSFKSSWLLSLLVLWGPPLTTAKSAADYYVRSLPGAPDGPLLKMHAGHIEVDPQNNGNLFFWHYQNRHIANRQRTVIWLNGGPGCSSMDGALMEVGPYRLKDNLTLEYNEGSWDEFANLLFVDQPVGTGFSYVNTDSYLHELDEMSAHFIIFLDKFFELFPEYEGDDIYLAGESYAGQHIPYIAKAILDRNKNAVSPWNLRGLLIGNGWISPADQYPSYLTFAYEEGLIKEDSRTAKSLEVLQSVCQSKLETGGKDRIHIGDCETVLQELLSKTLDSDNKCYNMYDIRLRDTVPSCGMNWPQDLKDVKPYLRRADVVKALNINPEKKSGWEECSGAVSSSFLPQKSVPAVQLLPSLLESGISVLLFSGDKDLICNHVGTEQLINNMKWGGGVGFETSPGVWAPRHDWTFEGEPAGIYQHARNLTYVLLYNSSHMAPYDLPRQTRDMLDRFMKVDIASIGGSPADSRIDGEKLPQTSVGGHPNSTAAEEQEKERMKQAEWKAYAKSGEAVLVVVIIGVSVWGFFIWRSRQRHRRYQGLYHEDVSGASVLERFHNKRSGQDVEAGDFDESELDDLHSPDMAREHYTVGEDSDEDDVNRQHQRTTINPS; this is encoded by the exons ATGACAGACCAGAACCCGTCCACAAAACAAGTCACCATTGTGGTTGAGCATTTGGACCCTGAATTGGGGGCTTGGTCGGCCTTGGAATATGGCTGCATCGCTCGCGAATCGCATAAGGCTGGCAGCAAATTTCTCCTTAGCTCGGTGCCCACTACCCTGCAGATGCCAGAGGATCTAGCTGCGACAGAAGGACTGAAAGTCGAGCACCGCAGCATTGAAGAGATTTTTGCCGATCGAAAGTCTAAGATCTGTCTGTTAGACCCCGCGGCTCAGGCTGAATTGAGCCCCGCCGATGGAGAAATTTTTGAAGTGTTCCTTTTCGGGGGTATCCTTG ATCGCACGTCGGAATTGAGAAAGAAGGGTTATGTCGGAAGGCGACTCGGTCCCAAACAGATGACGACGGATACAGCCGTGCGTGTCACTCGCATGGTTGTGCATGAGAAAG TGCCTCTAGAAAAGATCCAATATGTCGATTACCCGGAGATTCTTATCAATGAGCATGAACGAACTGAGATGCCCTTCCGCTACGTGAGAGGGGATGATGGACAACCTATAATGCCTCAGGTGT GCATGTTTTCTTCAATCTCGCGTGGGTTCGCCAAAAGCGAAACGGGCGATaccttctccttttccttcaagTCATCATGGCTTCTGTCATTGCTCGTCTTGTGGGGTCCACCATTGACCACGGCCAAGTCAGCTGCGGATTACTATGTTCGCTCGTTGCCAGGCGCCCCCGATGGACCCTTGCTGAAGATGCATGCTGG GCATATCGAGGTGGATCCGCAGAACAACGgtaatcttttcttttggcatTACCAGAATCGCCATATCGCCAACCGTCAGCGAACTGTAATCTGGCTAAACGGTGGCCCGGGATGTAGCTCAATGGATGGTGCATTGATGGAGGTTGGCCCGTATCGATTGAAGGACAACCTTACGTTGGAGTATAACGAAGGTTCCTGGGATGAGTTCGCCAACCTACTTTTCGTGGATCAGCCGGTTGGAACCGGCTTCAGCTACGTTAACACTGATAGCTATCTCCATGAATTGGACGAGATGTCCGCGCACTTCATTATATTCTTGGACAAGTTCTTTGAGCTTTTCCCGGAATATGAAGGTGATGAC ATCTACCTTGCGGGCGAGTCCTATGCCGGTCAGCATATACCTTATATTGCCAAAGCTATTTTAGATCGAAACAAGAACGCAGTGAGCCCTTGGAACCTTCGCGGTCTTTTAATAGGCAACGGTTGGATCTCCCCTGCGGATCAGTATCCCTCCTACTTGACTTTCGCATACGAAGAAGGCCTTATTAAAGAAGACAGTCGAACCGCGAAGAGTCTGGAAGTGTTACAGTCGGTCTGTCAATCGAAGTTGGAGACAGGTGGAAAGGATCGAATACATATTGGTGACTGTGAAACAGTGTTGCAGGAGCTTCTGTCAAAGACTCTAGACTCCGACAACAAATGCTACAACATGTACGATATCCGTCTTCGCGATACGGTTCCGTCTTGTGGCATGAACTGGCCTCAGGATCTAAAGGATGTGAAGCCGTATTTACGAAGAGCGGACGTTGTCAAAGCTCTGAATATAAATCCTGAAAAGAAGTCAGGGTGGGAAGAATGCTCAGGGGCTGTTAGcagttcttttcttccgcAAAAGTCAGTACCAGCTGTTCAGTTACTTCCCAGTTTACTCGAATCCGGGATTTCAGTTCTTTTATTTAGCGGTGATAAAGACCTCATTTGCAACCATGTCGGAACCGAGCAGCTTATAAATAATATGAAATGGGGCGGTGGAGTTGGCTTCGAGACATCACCGGGCGTCTGGGCTCCTCGGCATGATTGGACTTTTGAAGGCGAACCAGCGGGTATCTATCAACACGCGAGGAATTTGACTTATGTTCTTCTTTACAATTCTAGCCACATGGCGCCTTATGATCTCCCTCGCCAGACTCGAGACATGCTTGATCGCTTCATGAAGGTCGATATAGCAAGTATAGGCGGTAGCCCTGCAGACTCGCGCATCGATGGTGAAAAACTGCCTCAAACATCCGTGGGTGGTCATCCGAACAGCACCGCAGCTGAAgagcaggagaaggagagaatgaaACAGGCTGAATGGAAGGCCTATGCCAAGTCTGGAGAGGCAGTCCTCGTGGTTGTCATAATTGGCGTTTCCGTTTGGGGCTTCTTTATTTGGCGCAGCCGACAACGACATCGCAGGTATCAAGGCCTGTACCACGAGGACGTGAGTGGGGCATCTGTTCTAGAGCGCTTTCATAACAAACGCTCAGGACAGGACGTAGAGGCGGGAGATTTTGATGAGTCCGAGCTCGATGACCTCCATTCACCGGACATGGCGCGAGAACATTACACAGTGGGAGAGGAcagcgatgaagatgacgtgAACCGACAGCATCAGCGAACAACCATAAATCCAAGCTGA
- a CDS encoding cytosolic iron-sulfur protein assembly protein 1, producing MTENPTASLTLLSDLTPPSLERTWLTAPHPSLPIVATCSSDKTVRVYSLTNFRLLSTISGGHKRSVRTCAWKPHVQGESVLATGSFDATVGIWRRWDSYDDEEWRFAVLLDGHDSEVKSVSWSPSGMLLATCSRDKSIWIWEDLDDGDNNFETVAVMQEHEGDVKCVAWHPVEECLASASYDNTIRLWREDIDDWGQVACIKGHTGTVWYLDWEGIGNVPSTAAVCEQGTSLSAEWKDQRAMSGPRLASCSDDRTVRIWKRRPKEQRAQSQVGSTGIPSIIRPTGTDETWEEDVLLPQIHELSIYAVAWSKRTGLLASVGADGRIVVYEELFLTSPARTPDTNTPTDTSAIIPRTHTEWVAIAILEGAHGIYEVNHVAWARRADRCRKENEEVLITTADDGSIKVWTLRR from the exons ATGACCGAAAACCCAACTGCCTCTCTTACACTGCTGTCCGATTTGACTCCTCCGTCGCTCGAACGCACGTGGCTGACCGCACCCCATCCCTCTCTCCCCATTGTTGCGACCTGTAGCTCCGATAAAACTGTCCGTGTATACTCGCTAACCAACTTCCGGCTTCTCTCAACCATCTCGGGCGGCCACAAACGCAGCGTGCGCACGTGTGCCTGGAAACCACATGTGCAAGGCGAAAGCGTTCTGGCGACGGGGAGTTTCGACGCAACAGTGGGGATCTGGCGACGGTGGGACAGTTACG atgatgaagaatggCGATTCGCGGTCCTTCTAGATGGACATGATAGCGAAGTCAAGTCGGTGTCATGGTCGCCATCTGGGATGTTGTTGGCGACATGCTCCCGAGACAAGTCAATCTGGATCTGGGAAGACCTGGATGATGGCGACAACAATTTCGAGACCGTGGCTGTCATGCAGGAACATGAAGGCGACGTAAAATGTGTCGCCTGGCATCCCGTGGAGGAGTGTTTGGCTAGCGCCAGCTACGACAACACCATCCGGTTGTGGCGTGAGGATATCGACGATTGGGGCCAGGTGGCGTGCATCAAGGGTCATACGGGAACTGTCTGGTATTTAGACTGGGAGGGCATTGGCAACGTGCCTTCTACTGCTGCGGTGTGTGAGCAGGGCACGTCCCTGTCTGCTGAATGGAAGGACCAGCGTGCAATGTCTGGCCCTCGTCTCGCCTCATGCTCCGATGACAGAACAGTCCGCATCTGGAAACGGAGGCCCAAAGAACAGCGGGCACAATCACAGGTTGGTAGTACGGGCATACCCAGTATCATCCGACCAACAGGCACCGATGAGACGTGGGAGGAAGACGTTCTTCTCCCACAAATACATGAGCTCTCCATCTACGCGGTTGCATGGAGCAAGCGCACTGGGTTATTAGCTTCTGTCGGTGCAGATGGGCGCATCGTAGTCTATGAGGAGCTGTTCTTGACATCACCAGCACGAACGCCAGACACCAATACTCCTACAGATACATCTGCTATTATACCTCGAACTCATACAGAATGGGTAGCTATTGCGATATTGGAGGGTGCCCATGGCATCTACGAGGTCAATCATGTTGCATGGGCGAGGCGCGCGGACCGATGCCGAAAAGAGAACGAGGAAGTGCTTATCACAACTGCTGACGATGGGAGTATCAAGGTCTGGACGCTTCGTAGATAG
- a CDS encoding IQ calmodulin-binding motif domain protein has protein sequence MIRRNSDIEVQLPGAAGTADSVNEADIEMLSGEQAPPLSLPTRLATRFSRKPSVARRSSAASSRRSSISSLHSHHSSASSHGASPTDNIAQHLRRTSILESRKARLADRALHAEKVRLRAALSKAASRNLQREERALAAQQARERLLAEITAKCEEEVRRAKKKAEDNRERKAAEHARLRLEIAEKFAEVEKRRVIYQQSHRRYRTSSLLTSEEKKMAKVVSSSLTQDAAARTIQRIWRTYHTRRVMQEFRTLDLTANRIRHMDFEDVGALLSENTVLTLTARVLQLCGLQDMESGTMGGRGAVRTFLSSYLIVTHPAEVLSSNGEQEQDLIAKARELIQAFEQAMPLLLSGYRSTPANSTELQTVCEAYNVFFSAFHAWKTHDSSVLIEIMLAQFVELELIWQTVKNDRAGGVADDYRQGIRQNQILLLARLKRLAGSERAMQMVRDALKKAKRETKRIASRQAIPRSAEVAPSSTETHTESATSPISDTFNNVESTVLRELERQRISPHERFTKILTALPENRALVHELLINKEFKIEETQYTEPRKQLMNHMCDMMRRDVDAGLGTSWTVAMATVIQDRLLRSLRPGNSLHVLISEVLDPKLVENQCNVGAFSYASFFDFMNTILPKLCAPYRDPIVKAFTEDTSGDAIDRLARLMGIIDLLSLDHTNFMIQLAAPQLIQEAPGYEQRTFEKGLRDGSLSLKKARLFWRTHHKILADEIRKRDPENINGGPQPSTSKIYAQGLVDLVLSNAPVSDDLVPETLELDRQRLERLHAQAFKIVATASILLAAKNLLKRDVRSQWKAEADRIMSLHFGDIEPSRVQSILESTHPMPSNASAQLAATIRRVLAPAAKACAAISTSVATRTTVEIYTDSPIRQIAVAQNSVNSDRSEAGTASFADPVARLILTRLRAHILSRLSASSAAERIRTTTTASQCLAGAGMPEFVNEVGKLTEELEKVREVDWLCHDMVYERILGEGISTDPRP, from the coding sequence ATGATCCGTCGCAACTCAGATATCGAGGTTCAGCTCCCTGGTGCTGCAGGTACTGCGGATTCTGTAAACGAGGCAGACATAGAAATGCTGTCAGGGGAGCAAGCACCACCGCTGAGCCTACCCACCCGCCTCGCCACTCGTTTCTCTCGAAAGCCGAGTGTGGCTCGACGCTCCTCTGCTGCCTCCTCTCGTCGAAGTTCGATCTCATCGCTACACTCACACCACTCGAGTGCTTCATCTCATGGCGCGTCTCCCACCGATAATATCGCGCAACATCTCCGGCGGACTTCCATTCTTGAGAGCCGGAAAGCGAGGCTCGCAGACCGTGCTCTGCATGCGGAGAAGGTGAGGCTTCGCGCCGCCCTTAGTAAAGCCGCCTCCAGGAACTTgcaaagggaagagagagcCCTGGCTGCTCAGCAAGCGCGGGAGCGACTGCTGGCGGAGATAACCGCCAAGTGTGAAGAGGAAGTTCGTcgcgcgaagaagaaggctgaAGATAACCGGGAGAGGAAAGCGGCAGAGCATGCCAGACTTCGCTTAGAAATTGCAGAGAAGTTTGCGGAGGTCGAAAAGCGGCGTGTAATCTATCAGCAAAGTCATCGACGCTACCGCACAAGCAGCTTACTTACTagcgaagagaaaaagatgGCCAAGGTGGTCAGCAGCTCACTCACGCAGGATGCAGCCGCGAGGACTATCCAGCGAATATGGAGGACCTACCATACCAGGAGGGTTATGCAAGAGTTTCGAACGCTAGATTTGACAGCCAACCGCATTCGACATATGGATtttgaggatgttggagCCCTGCTTTCGGAAAATACAGTCCTGACCTTAACGGCTCGTGTCCTTCAACTTTGCGGCCTACAAGATATGGAAAGCGGTACAATGGGCGGAAGGGGTGCCGTGCGCACATTTCTCAGCAGTTACTTAATCGTAACTCATCCCGCTGAAGTGCTGAGCAGCAACGGCGAACAGGAGCAGGATCTGATTGCAAAAGCTCGTGAGCTTATTCAAGCGTTTGAACAAGCCATGCCTCTGCTTTTGTCTGGCTACCGCTCGACGCCGGCCAATTCTACAGAGCTTCAGACAGTGTGCGAGGCTTAcaatgtcttcttttctgcctTCCATGCTTGGAAGACTCATGACTCTAGCGTCCTGATCGAAATCATGCTGGCTCAATTTGTTGAGCTGGAGCTTATCTGGCAAACGGTCAAGAATGATCGAGCTGGTGGTGTGGCAGATGATTATCGTCAGGGCATCAGGCAAAACCAGATCCTGCTTCTCGCCCGGCTGAAGCGCCTAGCTGGCTCTGAAAGAGCAATGCAGATGGTACGAGATGCTTTGAAGAAGGCTAAGCGCGAGACGAAACGTATTGCCTCCAGGCAAGCCATTCCACGGTCGGCGGAGGTCGCGCCTTCATCGACAGAAACGCACACTGAGAGTGCTACGTCTCCTATTAGCGACACTTTTAACAATGTGGAGAGTACTGTTTTGCGGGAGTTGGAAAGGCAGCGAATCTCCCCGCATGAACGCTTCACAAAGATTCTAACTGCACTTCCGGAGAACCGTGCTTTGGTGCACGAACTTCTCATCAATAAGGAGTTCAAGATTGAGGAAACACAGTATACGGAGCCGCGTAAACAACTTATGAATCATATGTGCGATATGATGCGCAGAGATGTAGATGCTGGGCTAGGCACGAGCTGGACTGTGGCTATGGCCACAGTAATTCAGGATCGATTGCTACGTTCGCTCCGCCCGGGCAATTCGCTTCATGTGCTGATTAGCGAAGTGCTCGATCCAAAGTTGGTTGAAAATCAATGTAATGTTGGTGCTTTCTCTTACGCTAGCTTTTTCGACTTCATGAACACCATTCTACCGAAGCTTTGTGCTCCTTACCGGGATCCTATAGTGAAGGCTTTTACGGAAGACACTTCAGGAGATGCGATTGATCGTTTGGCGAGGTTGATGGGTATAATCGACTTGCTGTCCCTCGATCATACGAACTTTATGATCCAACTTGCTGCCCCTCAACTTATCCAAGAGGCGCCTGGGTATGAACAGAGAACCTTCGAGAAGGGCCTCCGTGACGGATCCTTGAGCTTGAAGAAAGCTAGGCTTTTCTGGCGAACACATCACAAAATACTCGCAGATGAAATCCGGAAGCGTGATCCGGAGAATATCAATGGGGGGCCTCAGCCGTCGACCTCGAAGATTTATGCACAAGGCCTTGTGGATCTTGTTTTGAGCAATGCACCCGTGTCTGACGATCTAGTTCCTGAAACCTTAGAGCTAGACCGCCAACGCCTGGAGAGACTGCACGCGCAAGCATTCAAAATCGTGGCCACTGCGTCTATTTTACTGGCAGCTAAGAATTTACTCAAGCGTGACGTGCGATCACAGTGGAAAGCTGAAGCGGATCGTATTATGTCTCTGCAttttggtgatattgaaCCTAGTCGAGTACAGTCGATTCTGGAGTCAACGCACCCAATGCCTTCTAATGCCAGCGCTCAACTTGCGGCGACCATCCGGCGGGTACTGGCACCGGCCGCCAAAGCGTGCGCTGCTATTTCTACATCTGTTGCAACACGGACAACGGTTGAGATCTATACGGACTCGCCCATACGACAGATAGCGGTGGCCCAAAATTCGGTAAACTCTGATAGAAGTGAGGCTGGTACGGCCAGCTTCGCAGACCCTGTTGCGCGGCTCATTCTTACGCGTTTGCGCGCCCATATTCTCTCTCGCCTTAGTGCTTCAAGTGCGGCCGAGAGGATTCGAACTACTACGACGGCCAGCCAGTGTTTGGCCGGTGCAGGAATGCCCGAGTTCGTTAACGAGGTTGGCAAGTTGactgaagagctggaaaaaGTGCGTGAAGTAGACTGGCTGTGCCATGATATGGTCTATGAGCGAATACTAGGAGAGGGCATTTCGACAGATCCTAGGCCTTGA